The Labilibaculum sp. sequence TTGATGAGGACAGCAGGCAGGAAGGTTTAAAACATTTACAGCCATTACTGGATTTATGGGAAAAGGGGCAGAAGGAAGGCATTATTAAAGATGTTTCGCCATACATTCTTTATGCTTATGCCATAAACCCATTGGCCTTTTTAATGAATATGCAAAAACGCGGCCTTTACCAGATAAATCAAGAAAGTTTGAAACAGGCATTTCAGTCGGCCTGGGATAGCATTCGAATATAATACAGTTATGGGAAAGACAGCAATTGTATTGGGAGCAAGCGGATTAACAGGGAAGCTTCTGTTGAACCGGCTTTTGGAAGATGAAGCCTATACGAGAGTGAAGATTTTTACCCGCCGAGGTTTAGATTTGGTTCATCCCAAGTTAAAAGAGTTTATTGGAGACTTGCTTAGTTTAGAAGAATTTAAGAAGGATTTCACAGGCGATGAAGTATTTTGCTGCATTGGAACTACTGCTAAGAAAACGAAGGATAAAGCCATTTACAGGAAGATTGATTTTGGTATTCCTGTGGCAGCGGCAGCTTTGGCTAAGACAAATGGAATTAAAAGTTTCCTTGTAATTTCAGCTTTGGGAGCAAATGCAGAGAGCAATATCTTCTACAACAAAACAAAAGGAGAAATGGAGCAGGCAGTTTTAAGTCTGGAGATTGCAAATACCTATATTTTAAGACCTT is a genomic window containing:
- a CDS encoding NAD(P)H-binding protein → MGKTAIVLGASGLTGKLLLNRLLEDEAYTRVKIFTRRGLDLVHPKLKEFIGDLLSLEEFKKDFTGDEVFCCIGTTAKKTKDKAIYRKIDFGIPVAAAALAKTNGIKSFLVISALGANAESNIFYNKTKGEMEQAVLSLEIANTYILRPSLINGKRDEDRLGEKIGSIIMKVLSPFLLGKWKKYRAIEAETIANALHALAQAKPDYKIIESNKIQEIGAYL